The Thermotoga maritima MSB8 region ATCCTTTTGCCTGAGGATGGTAAGGATTACGGTATCAGGTTCTACGGAGTCCCTTCAGGACACGAATTTGGAACACTCATTCAGGATATCATCACCGTCTCTGAAGGAAAACCGCAGCTTTCTGAGGAGAGCATTCAGAAGCTCCAGAGTCTCGAGGAGCCGATAAGGATCAGTGTGTTTGTAACACCGACGTGTCCTTACTGTCCCAGGGCGGTTCTCATGGCTCACAACATGGCCATGGCCAGCGACAAGATAATCGGAGAGATGATAGAAGCGAACGAATACTGGGAACTGAGTGAAAAGTTCGGGGTTTCTTCTGTCCCCCACATCGTTGTGAACAGAGATCCATCGAAGTTCTTTGTAGGAGCTTATCCTGAGAAAGAGTTCATAAACGAGGTGTTGAGACTCGCAAAGGGGTGATGAAGAGTGGTTTTCTTTGATACTGGATCCTTAAAAAAGAAGGAGATAAAGGACAAATACGACATAGTTGTCGTGGGTGGAGGACCCGCGGGTCTCACGTCCGCTATCTACGCCAGGAGAGCCGGACTTTCTGTTCTGGTCG contains the following coding sequences:
- the pdo gene encoding protein disulfide oxidoreductase — protein: MGILSDKDIAYLKDLFGKELKRKVKIVFFKTEDKTRCQYCEITEQVLEELVSVDPKLELEIHDFDSDKEAVEKYQVEMVPATILLPEDGKDYGIRFYGVPSGHEFGTLIQDIITVSEGKPQLSEESIQKLQSLEEPIRISVFVTPTCPYCPRAVLMAHNMAMASDKIIGEMIEANEYWELSEKFGVSSVPHIVVNRDPSKFFVGAYPEKEFINEVLRLAKG